A stretch of Alkalicella caledoniensis DNA encodes these proteins:
- a CDS encoding class I SAM-dependent methyltransferase — protein MSNEKKIKNSLQAIVLRISDKNTFQKMEVMPQDGRKGKLLYEGNEIVWVHKNKKEPIPLNKIADKIVEFLAGQDGKLEIIERGTKISVDIKGSQVKISFSTIDEPVAEVKEAEAGTRQQFIKAQEASHLLKAIGIMNTLGEIPQDKRRKYYQIDRFVELLDNYLKDWPNDKELVVVDCGCGKSYLSFVLNYYLQDKLRKKCYFIGIDGNKEVIAASEKISEELGYRNMEFHPVRIEEFHTNKDVSLVLSLHACDIATDQQLGLGVRLGADHIIAVPCCQKDLRDQLNYNDLQDFARFPILKNRLSDVITDGIRVLGLEAHGYKVNVVEYISPLETPKNIMIRAEKKGENTKAQKRYDEAKKYWGVSPAMDRYVY, from the coding sequence ATGTCTAACGAAAAGAAAATAAAAAACTCTCTACAAGCTATAGTCCTTAGGATTAGTGATAAGAATACATTTCAAAAAATGGAAGTAATGCCCCAAGATGGTAGAAAAGGAAAACTCCTGTATGAAGGTAATGAAATAGTATGGGTACATAAAAATAAAAAGGAACCAATCCCTTTAAACAAAATAGCAGACAAAATAGTGGAATTTTTAGCTGGGCAGGATGGTAAACTAGAAATTATTGAGCGTGGAACTAAAATATCCGTGGATATAAAGGGAAGCCAGGTGAAAATTTCCTTTAGCACAATAGATGAACCTGTTGCAGAGGTGAAAGAAGCAGAAGCGGGTACAAGGCAACAATTTATCAAAGCTCAAGAGGCCAGTCATTTACTTAAAGCTATCGGTATCATGAATACATTAGGGGAAATACCACAAGATAAAAGAAGGAAATACTATCAAATAGATAGATTTGTTGAGTTACTAGATAATTATCTGAAGGACTGGCCCAATGACAAAGAACTTGTAGTAGTGGATTGTGGTTGTGGTAAATCATATTTAAGCTTTGTTCTTAACTATTATCTACAAGATAAACTAAGAAAAAAATGTTACTTCATAGGTATAGATGGTAACAAAGAAGTCATAGCAGCATCTGAAAAAATTAGTGAAGAATTAGGATACAGAAATATGGAATTTCACCCTGTTAGGATAGAAGAATTTCACACAAATAAAGATGTGAGCCTAGTACTTAGCTTACATGCTTGTGATATAGCAACAGATCAACAACTTGGTTTGGGTGTTAGACTAGGAGCAGATCATATAATAGCAGTGCCATGCTGTCAAAAGGATCTACGGGATCAGCTGAACTATAATGACCTACAAGACTTTGCCCGCTTCCCTATATTAAAGAACAGACTTTCAGATGTTATAACAGATGGTATAAGGGTACTAGGTTTAGAAGCCCATGGCTATAAAGTTAATGTGGTCGAATACATTTCACCCCTAGAAACTCCTAAAAACATTATGATTCGAGCAGAAAAAAAGGGCGAAAACACAAAAGCCCAGAAAAGATATGACGAAGCAAAGAAATACTGGGGAGTATCCCCGGCAATGGATAGGTATGTGTATTAG
- a CDS encoding cold-shock protein — protein sequence MQEGIVKWFNAEKGYGFISIEGGSDVFVHFSAIQGDGFKTLEEGQRVSFEITEGSRGPQAANVNKL from the coding sequence ATGCAAGAAGGTATCGTAAAATGGTTTAACGCAGAGAAAGGTTACGGATTCATCTCTATCGAAGGTGGTTCTGACGTGTTTGTACACTTCTCAGCTATCCAAGGAGACGGCTTCAAAACTCTAGAAGAAGGACAAAGAGTTTCTTTCGAAATTACCGAAGGTAGCCGTGGTCCTCAAGCAGCTAACGTTAACAAACTTTAG